One Ranitomeya variabilis isolate aRanVar5 chromosome 5, aRanVar5.hap1, whole genome shotgun sequence DNA window includes the following coding sequences:
- the LOC143773334 gene encoding uncharacterized protein LOC143773334, protein MGPSGYYITGLAAKRKTENANEAYCETSSCKEACCETSSCKEACCEISSCKEACCEISSCKEACCEISSCKEACCETSSSKETCCETSSCTEACCESSSCTEACCETSSCKEACCETSSCKEACCETSSCKEACCETSSCKEACCETSCKEACCETSSCKEACCETSSCKEACCETSSCKEACCETSSCKEACCKTSSCKAACCETSSCKEACCEISSCKEASCETSSCGEASCETSSCGEASCAISGVYLRRGRSAQTPKNKYTLHS, encoded by the exons ATGGGGCCCTCAGGTTACTACATAACTGGCCTGGCTGCCAAGAGAAAGACGGAAAATGCTAAT GAGGCCTACTGTGAGACCTCCTCATGTAAGGAGGCCTGCTGCGAGACCTCATCATGTAAGGAGGCCTGCTGCGAGATCTCCTCATGTAAGGAGGCCTGCTGCGAGATCTCCTCATGTAAGGAGGCCTGCTGCGAGATCTCCTCATGTAAGGAGGCCTGCTGCGAGACCTCATCATCTAAGGAGACCTGCTGCGAGACCTCATCATGTACGGAGGCCTGCTGCGAGTCCTCATCATGTACGGAGGCCTGCTGCGAGACCTCATCATGTAAGGAGGCCTGCTGCGAGACCTCATCATGTAAGGAGGCCTGCTGCGAGACCTCATCTTGTAAGGAGGCCTGCTGCGAGACCTCATCATGTAAGGAGGCCTGCTGCGAGACGTCATGTAAGGAGGCCTGCTGCGAGACCTCATCATGTAAGGAGGCCTGCTGTGAGACCTCATCATGTAAGGAGGCCTGCTGCGAGACCTCATCATGTAAGGAGGCCTGCTGCGAGACCTCATCATGTAAGGAGGCCTGCTGCAAGACCTCTTCATGTAAGGCGGCCTGCTGCGAGACCTCTTCATGTAAGGAGGCCTGCTGCGAGATCTCTTCATGTAAGGAGGCCAGCTGCGAGACCTCTTCATGTGGTGAGGCCAGCTGCGAGACCTCTTCATGTGGTGAGGCCAGCTGCGCCATCAGTGGTGTATATCTGAGGAGAGGCAGAAGTGCTCAGACTCCGAAAAATAAATATACTCTTCATTCCTAA